ATGCGCCCGGGCTTCAGCGCCGAGATGTCGCCGGGAAGCAGCGCTTCGAGCGCCGCGGCCGCGCCGTCTCCGGCCACGCCGAGCTGGCCCATGTGGCTGACATCGAACAGGCCCGCATTCTCGCGGGTCCACAGATGCTCTGCAATGATGCCTTCATACTGGACGGGCATCCAGTAGCCGGCGAACTCGACCATCCGCGCGCCGCGCTCGCGGTGCCAGGCGTCCAAAGGCAGCACCAGGATTTCCGGCGGGGCTTCAGCTTCATCGCTGTCGATTACGTCAGTCACAGGCACAACTCCGCACAGTTTGGCACACCGGTCAGGTGCCCCCTCTGTCACGGAAGCCTGAGAGCTTTCCCCCGTTCGCGCCAAGAAACTTGGACTTGAACGAGGTTACCCCTTCGGCGGCTCCGCAACGGTGACGGAGCACTTTCCAGAGCATCGCTATCGACCCTACGCGGTCCTTTGGCCTGAGAGATTCCGGGGCGGTTGCTCCTTCGGCGCCCTGCGACCCATCAAAACGACGAATCGCAGGAACTCTCCCGCGCGGTCAGCGACTGACCAGACCTTTCGCGGGACCGCTCCAGCGAGTCAACCGCGGGTTCTTGCCGCGCCAGCGAATTATCCCCGAGCCCGCCGGATCGCATAGCGCATCGCGTCGTACTCGTGAACGAAACGACCGCCCGCCTTTTCCTTGGCCAGGGCAATGACCGCCTGCACCATGGTGTCGGCCTTGATCGAGTGGAACCGCCGGAGCCCGCCGCGCAGAAAGGGATCGATCAGCGGGTTCAGGATCATCGCCAGCCGTTCGGCCGGCCGCCGCTCGGCCCGGGGTCCGCGCAACAGCGCCGGACGCAGGATATCGAGCCGGGTAAAGTGCAGCTTGGCTAGGGCGTCCTCGGTCTCGCCTTTGACGCGTAGGTAGAAGTTGCGGCTCGCCCGGTCGGCACCAACGGAGGAGACTAGGACCATATGTCCGATGCCCGCCGTCTTCGCGGCTCGCGCACAGTCGAGGACAAGGTCGTGGTCGATCGCGCGAAATGCCGCCTGGTCGCCGCCTTGCGCGCGAATCGTCGTGCCGAGCGCGCAGACGAGAACATTGGCATTCGACGCGGCAATCGCATCGGCCCAGCCCCAAGGCTCGGCGACCAGCATCTCCATTTGCGCGCCAGGCGGCAGCGGCATTTCGCGGCGAGCGACGCCGACAATACGCAGATCGGCTCGACCGACCACCGCATGGATCAGGCGCGAGCCGACGAGGCCGGTGGCCCCGACGAGGCAGATCCGCACAGGCTTCATACGTTGCGCAGACCCTCGGGAGTGCGGCCGTAGATCTGCGCGTGGCGCGAGATGGCGAAACGGTCGGTCATGCCGGCGATGAAATCGGCGATATGGCGGCTGCGCGCAGGCTCGTGCTCGGGCAGGCGGGCGAACCAGCTCTCGTCCATGTGCGCCGGTTCCTGCGAGTAGGCTGCAAAAAGCTCAGCGGTGACCGCGCGGGCGCGCTCGGCCGTGGCGAGCTGCTCGGGGTGGTAATAGAGTTTCTCATACATGAAACGCTTGAAGCCGCGCTCGGCCTCGGCAAGTTCGGGTGAGAAAGCGGCGCTGGCGTGCTCAGCTGCGCGGACGTCGGCGACGCTGGTCATGCCCTGGGTGCGGCGGCGCGTCTCGGCGATGACGTCGTTGACCATCATACCGATCTGTCCGCGGATCAGCTCGCGCAGCTGGCGTTCGCGCGGGGCGCCGGGATAGCGCTTCTCGACCTCGCCCCAGTGGGTCGCCACGAACGGATGCGCCAAGAGCTCGTCGAGATCGAGGAAGCCCGCATAGAGCCCATCGTCGATATCGTGGTTGTCATAGGCGATGTCGTCGGAGATCGCCGCGACCTGGGCCTCCAGCGACGGCCACGTGGTCAGCTCCAGCGGATAGGCCGCATCGATCTCGGCCAGCGCCCAGTTTACCTCCCCCACCGGCCCGTTGTGCTTGGCCAGGCCCTCGAGCATTTCCCAGGTCAGGTTGAGCCCGTCGTGCTCGCAATAGGGCGATTCGAGCTTCATCAAGGTGCGCAGGCAGTGCGCGTTGTGGTCAAAGCCGCCGTGAGCATGGAGCGCCGCGTGCAGCGCGTCCTCGCCAGCATGACCGAACGGCGGATGGCCGATGTCGTGCGCCAGGGCCAGGGCCTCGGTCAGGTCCTCATCGAGCCCCAGCGTGCGCGCGATGACGCGGGCGATCTGCGCGACTTCGAGGCTGTGGGTGAGCCGCACGCGGTAGTGGTCGCCATCGGGCGCGATGAACACCTGGGTCTTGTAGCGCAGCCGGCGGAAGGCGATCGAATGGATGATCCGGTCACGGTCGCGCTGATAGTCGCTCCGCGGCCCCCGCGCCAAAGCGGCATCGAGCGGGAACTGACGTCCGCGCGACTGGCCTGGATCGGAAGCGAAAGGCGCGCGGGTCATGGGATCAGCCGCCCATGATCCAGTCCACCGCGGCATCGGAATGGATGCGCGTGCAGTCGTAGATCGGCAGGACATTGGCATCGACGTCGACCACCATCTCGAGCTCGGTGCAGCCGAGCACGATCGCCTGGGCGCCGTCCTGTTCGAGATTGGTGATGATCGTCTTCAGCTCGCGCTCGGACTGGCGCGTGGCTTTGCCGATGATCAGCTCGTCGTAGATGATCCGGTCGAGCGTATCGACGAAGGCCATCTCGGGCGGCAGCAGCTCGATATCGTGCGCGATCAGCTTCTGGCGGTAGAAAGTCTCGACCATGACGTTGCGCGCGCCGAGCAGCGCGGCCTTCTTGACCGCGCTCGCCGCCATGCGCTGGCCGACGGCTTCGGCGATGTGCAGCACGGGCACCGAGACCGCGCCGGCTACCGCATCATAGACCTTGTGCATCGCATTGGTGCCGATCAGCAGCGCGGTCGCCCCCGCCGCTTCGAGCCGCTTGGCCGAATCGGCGAGCACACCGCCGGCGCGCTTCCAGTCGTCGTCGGTCGACAGCCGTACCAGATCGGTGAAGTCGAGACTTTCGATCAGCAGCGGCGCGCTGGCCTGCTTGCCGGCCTTGGCCTGCACGCCGCGGTTGATGTGCTCGTAATAGGTACGGGTCGAGTACCAGCTCATGCCGCCGATGAGGCCGATTTTGCGCAAGGGTCCGATCCTTTCGGGAAAAAAGGCAGTTTCCCCGGCCCTAACCCAGCCCGGCGGTGTCCGTCCAGCTAGCGGCCGAACCCGGTTGCGCACAAGGCGGCAGAACTCGCCGTCACGCCAATGACGTCCTTGTCGCCGACGCGCTCAACCGCGATTACATAGTCGGCGACCGAGCGCTTCTCGCCCTGCAGCGCCTCGAGCTTGCGGAGCTGGCTGATCGTCAACCGGTCGACCATGCGCCTGGCCATGCAATCGGCGTTGCTTTCGGACAGACCGGCATTGACCAGCGCCGCCTGGACGCGGTGCTCGGCGATCTTCTCGGCGCAGGCCGCCAAGAACAAGCGCCGGGGCGAGGAACAGCGCGACCAGGGCGAGAGCGCGGCGCATCAGTGCTGAAGCGCCTTGACGATGTCCTCGACCATCTTCTTGGCGTCTGCGAGCAGCATCATCGTCTGGTCCATATAGAACACCTCGTTGTCCACTCCGGCATAGCCGACGCCCGACATCGAGCGCTTGATGAACATGACCGTCTTGGCCTTCTCCACATCGAATACAGGCATGCCATAGATGGGCGATGAACGATCGGTCTTCGCGGCCGGATTGACCACGTCGTTGGCGCCGATGATGAAGGCAACGTCGGTCTGGGCGAACTCGCCCTGGATATCCTCGAGCTCGAATACCTCGTCGTAGGGGACGTTGGCCTCTGCCAGCAGCACGTTCATGTGGCCCGGCATGCGCCCGGCGACCGGATGGATCGCATATTTGACGCGGACGCCCTTGGCCTTGAGCAGATCGGCCATCTCGCGCAGCACGTGCTGCGCCTGGGCAACGGCCATGCCGTAGCCGGGGATGATGATGACCTGCTCGGCCTCGGAGAGCAGGAAGGCCGCATCCTCGGCCGAGCCGCGCTTCCACGGGCGCTCGATCTTCGTGCCATTGGCGCCGCTGCCGTTCTCGGTGCCGAAGCCGCCGGCGATCACCGAGACGAAGCTGCGGTTCATCGCCTTGCACATGATGTAGCTGAGGATCGCGCCCGAAGAGCCGACCAGCGCGCCGGTGATGATCATCGCCGTGTTGTGCAAGGTGAAGCCCATCGCCGCCGCGGCCCAGCCCGAATAGGAATTGAGCATCGAGACGACCACCGGCATGTCCGCGCCGCCGATCGGGATGATCAGCAGGAAGCCGATGAGGAAGGCCAGCCCGGTGATCAGCCAGAAGTCGATCGGCGATTGTGAATGCCAGAAGCCGAAGATGAAGAAGAAGATCGCCAGCAGGATCAGGCCGTTGATCGCGTGGCGCGCAGGCAGCAGGATCGGCGCGCCGCTCATGTTGCCGTTCAATTTGGCGAAAGCGATGATCGAACCCGAGAAGGTGATCGCGCCGATGGCGACGCCGAGGCCCATCTCGACGCGGCTCAGCGGGTCGATCACGCCGGGCGCGTCGAGGATGCCGAAAACCGCGGGATCGATATAGGCCGCCCAGCCGACGAGAACCGCTGCAAGGCCGACGAGGCTGTGGAAGGCCGCAACGAGCTGCGGCATCGCGGTCATCTGGATCTTGCGGGCGATGGTGAGGCCGATCGCGGCGCCGATAGCGATGGCGCCGATGACTTTGGCTAACTGGACAAAATCGATCGACCACGTCGAAAAACCGTCGTGGATTTGCAGGCTACCGCCCGGCGGATGCGTAACGAGAGTCGTGATTACCGCAATAGCCATCCCCGCCATGCCGAGCCGATTGCCCGTCCGCGCCGATGTCGGTCGCGACAGCCCGCGCAGGGCAAGGATGAACAGCACGCCCGCGACAAGGTAGGCAATCAGCGCCCAGTCGGGCAGTGCGGCACGCTCCATCCGTCTAGCGATCCTTCCGCTTGAACATCGCCAGCATCCGGGCGGTGACGGCGAAACCGCCGAAGATGTTGATGCTCGCCAGGACGATCGCGGCGAGGCCCAGCCAACTCGAGCCGATCCCGCTGGTCGAAGCCCCGGCGATCAGCGCACCGACGATGATCACCGAGGAGATCGCATTGGTCACGCTCATCAGCGGCGTGTGCAGCGCCGGTGTGACCGACCAGACGACGTAGTAGCCGACGAAACAGGCGAGGACGAAGATCGAGAAGACCGAGATGAAGTCCATATTGCTCCTAATCCTCCCCGGCACGGGGAGGGGAACCGTCCGCAGGACGGTGGAGGGGGCTCTCCGCCAATGCGACGATCGCCTGAGCAGCGTCCGCGGCATCAACCAGAACGCGCCGCGCCGAGACCCGGGTCACCCGATAGCCGATTTGCTCGATGAACTGTGCGCGACGCAGATCGTAGGCCGGTCTTTCGCCCATATCGTGCACGTCACCGTCGACCTCCACCGCCAACCGCAACTTCAGGCAACAGAAGTCGACGACGTAAGGCCCGATGGGATGCTGCCGGCGGAATATATGGCCGTTGGGGCGCAAGCGCAGCATTCGCCAGAGCGCGACTTCGGCAAGGCTTGGTGTCTTGCGGAGCTGGCGGGCGCGATAAACCACCCGGCGTTGTGCGGGAGGAAAGCCCCCTCCACCGCGCTTCGCGCGGTCCCCCTCCCCGTGCCGGGGAGGATCGGGCGCATCGCCGCTCACCCCGGCCTTTCGCCTGAAACCAAGCTTGAGCCACACGTCGCGGCGACGCCCAGCGTTATGAGTTGGCGAACCGTCACCGGCATCGCGCCTATGCGTGTCTCTCCGTTCGCCCGTTCCTCGAGGACGGCGAGACGCAAGCTCATCTGTGCGAGGCGATCAGACCGACTACGAAGACCGCGATAATGGCGACGGCGATCGCGCCATATTTGATCATGTTGATGAAGCCAGCGTAGGTTTCATTCGCCGCCTTCATGTCATTGCCCGATGCCATGCGATCCATCCTTGAATTGGGAATTGGTGTTTCAACTAGGCCTCTATCGCCCAGTTCGAATTCGCTCAAGCGCTTCCCCATCCATTTAGCCTTAATTCAGTCTTTACCCGATCGCGCTATCCCCGGCGAAACCTTGGGAATGGATTGCGCCAGGATCATGCCAGAGTTCGAGCAGCGTGTGCTCATGCTGATAGACGATGAGCCGGCCCAGTGCCGGTTGATCTCTGCGCTCGCCGCGCGCGAGGGCTGGCGCACGATCATTGCCCGCGATTCGGAAACCGCGATCGCCACGCTCGGCACGCGCCAGGGCATGCAGCTCGCCGCGATCATCCTCGACCAGTGGGTGCCCGGCGACGACGCCTGCGGGCTGATCGCCGAGCTCAAAGCCCGCCGCCCGGCCATGCCGATCCTCATGCTGACGACCAGCGCCTCGCCGCTGCTGGCGGTCGAAGCGATGCGCGCCGGCGCCACCGATTACCTGATCAAGCCCGTCGCGCCCGAACGCCTGATGGAAGCGCTGCGCAGCGCGACCCGGCGTGAAGCACCGCGCGACGAGCTCGCCCCGCTGACCGAGAAGATGCCCTCGAACCCCGATTTCGAGGCGATGATCGGCGCTGCATCCACCTTCCGCGCGGCGCTCGCCGTGGCGGCCAAGGCGGCGCGTGGCCACGCGCCCGTGCTGATCGAGGGCGAAAGCGGCACCGGCAAGGAAATGCTGATGCGCGCGGTTCATGCGGCGAGCCCGCGTTCGCGCATCCCGCTGCGAATCGTCAATGTCGGCAACATCCCGGCCAATTCGATCGAATCGCTGCTGTTCGGCCATGAGAAAGGCGCCTTCGCCGGTGCCTTCGAGCGGCAGATCGGCGCACTCCAGCAATGCGACGGCGGCACCCTGGCGATCGACGAGATCGACCGCCTGCCGCTGCAGATGCAGGAACGGCTCGTCGAATCGCTGACCCGCGGCGACGTCCGCCCGATCGGCGCGCCTTACAGCTTCAAGGTCGACGTCCGCCTGATCGCGGCCAGCAATCTGCCGCTCAAGGACATGGTCGCGGGCGGTCACTTCCTGCCCGAGCTGCTCCAGGCACTTTCGGCCACTACCGTCTCGCTGCCGCCGATGCGCGAACGGCCGGGCGACATGGCTGCGCTCTGCCGCCACTTCCTCGCACGCATCGGCGAACAGCCGGGCCTGCGCCAGCTCGGCATCACCGATGGCGCGCTTTCGCTGCTCGCCGCCTACGACTGGCCGGGCAACGTCCGCCAGCTCCAGGCCGTGCTGTTCCGCGCCGCCGTGTTCTGCGACGGCGACGCACTGACCGCCGAGGATTTCCCGCAGCTTTCGAACATGCTCGGTTCGGGCCAGAACCTCAACGCCGCTCCGGCGCCACCCGAAAGCTCGGGCGTGACGCTCTACACCCCCGACGGCAACCTGCGCCCGCTCGAAGAGATCGAGGCCGACGTCATCCGCCTTGCCATCGGGCTCTACCGCGGACGCATGACCGAAGTCGCCCGGCGCCTCGGCATCGGCCGCTCGACGCTCTACCGCAAGCTTTCCGAACTCGGCATCGACAACGCCGCCTGACCGGTCCTAACCTCGCCGCGAGGTGATGGAGAGGTCGGATGAAGGAAAGCAAGCGGCTCGCCGCGATCGAGGAAATCAAGCAGCTCAAGGCCAAGTACTGGCGCGGGGTCGATTCGGGAGACGGCAAGCTGGTGCGCTCGATCCTCGCCGAGGACTGCGTGCTCGACTACATGGGCTGCTGCACCGATCCGGTGACCGGCACCGACCACATGCCGCAGATGAACGTGGTCATGAGCGGCCGCGACGCCTGGCAGACCGACAACCTCGATCCCGGCGACGGTCCGCGGCTGGTCACGGTCCATCAGGGCCACCAGAGCGAGATCGAGATCACCGGCGACACCACCGCTACCGGCATCTGGGTCTTCAGCGACAGGTTCTTCATGCCCCCGGGCGCGCCGTTCGAGCGTCTGGTAGGTTATGGCCACTACCACGACACCTACGAGAAAGTGGGCGACACGTGGCTGCTCAAGACGACCCGTATTACCCGGCTGCGCGTCGAGACGACCTGAGGAGAACATCATGGCATATAGTGGAAGCTGTCACTGCGGCGCGGTGACCTTCACCGTCGAAGGCGATCCGCCGGCCGGCGCGATGTCGTGCAATTGCTCGCACTGCCGGCGCAAGGGCTTCCTGCTGAGCTTCGTGCCGGCCGAGCAGTTCAGGCTCGACAGCGGCGAGGACAGCCTCGTCACCTATACCTTCAACAAGCACGCGATCGCGCACCGCTTCTGCAAGACCTGCGGTGCCCAGCCTTTCGCCGAGGGCGAGAACGGCGGCGTGAAGATGCGCGGGATCAACCTGCGCTGCGTGCCCGACATCGACCTCGACGCGCTGACCATCCAGCAGGTCGACGGGGCGAGCCACTGACATGAGCGATCACAGGGCGGACTTCGCCGGTCGCACTGCGCTGATCACCGGCGCCGCCTCGGGAATCGGCGCCGAAGTGGCGCGCTGGCTCGACGTGCGCGGCATCGCCGAGCTGGTGCTGGTCGATATCGACGCGGCCGGGCTGGAGGCGCTGGAACTGACCTGCCAGGTACGGCGGCACGTCGGCGATGTCGGCGATCCCGCGCTATGGGACGATATCGAAGCCGGCATCACGCGGCTCGATCATGCGCTGATCAATGCCGGCGTAGCCAATGGCGCGCCGCTAGCCGAGTTCGACTTCGCCGAATGGCGGCGGATCATGTCGATCAATCTCGACGGCGCTTTCCTCGGCCTGCGCGCTGCGCTTCGGGCGATGAAGCGCTCGGGCGGCAAGAGCGTGGTCCTGACCAGCTCTGTCGTCGGTGAGAAAGCGGTCGCCCACACTGGTGCCTACGGAGTGAGCAAGGCGGGAGTCGGTCATCTGGCGAAGATCGCCGCGGCCGAGCACCTGGCCGACGGCATTCGGATCAACGCTGTCGCGCCCGGTCGGGTCGATACGCCGATCTGGACCAAGACCGACCATTTCCGCGCGCTCGAAGCGGATCTCGGCCGCGAAGCCGCGCTGCGGACGCTGGGCAACCAGGTCGGCGGCGACCACGCCTTCACCAGCGCCACCGAAATCGCCGGCCAGATCGGTTTCCTGTTGTCCGACGAATGCGCCAACATCACCGGCCAGGTGCTGGTCAGTGACGGCGGCTACAGCATCTAGGCTGCCCTGGCTCTAGAGAGGGGGCAACTGCGCAAAGTCGGTCAATGCCGCATCACGAAGACCGCGCCAGACGCGCACGGCCTGGACTGTCTCGGCGACATCGTGGACGCGCAGCAGTTGCACGCCGGCATCGAGCGCCTTGAGCGCCAAGGTCAGCGAGCCGCCGAGCCGCTCGTGTGCCGGCGCCTCGTTCGACAACGCGCCGATCATCCGCTTGCGGCTGACCCCGACCATCAAGGGCTGGCCGAGCGCATGGAACAGCGGCAGGGCGTTGAGCAGCGCGAGATTGTCGGCGATCGACTTGCCGAAGCCGATGCCCGGATCGAGCACGATCTTCTCGCGCCCCACGCCCGCGGCGATGGCGGCATTCCGGCGCGCGGCGAGCCAGTCGAACACGTCGAGCACGACATCCTGATAGGCGCCGCCCGAATGCAGATCCTCACCCTCGCCCGGCGCGTGCATCAGCACGACGGGCGCACCCGAGCGGGCGGCCGTTTCCAGGCTGCGCGGATCGTGGCGCAGCGCCGAGACGTCGTTGATGACCTGCGCACCCGCAGCAAGCGCAGCTTCCATCACCGCCGCGCGGCGGGTGTCGATGCTGATCGCGGCGCCCATGGCGGCGAGCCGCTCGACCGCAGGGATCACGCGCTTGATCTCGTCGCCTTCCCAGACCGCCGCCGCGCCGGGCCGCGTCGATTCCCCGCCAACGTCGATCATCGCCGCACCCGCTTCGAGCATCGCCGCCGAATGCGCATTGGCGACTTGGGGATCGTCGAGGAACTGGCCGCCGTCGGAGAAGCTGTCGGGCGTGACATTGAGGATGCCCACGACTTGCGGCTGATCGAGCCGGATCGTCCGCGCGCCGCATTGGAGCGGAGCGGGGGTCTGCTTCAAGGCTTCCCACTGCACCTGAGCTTCCTCAGGCAAATTTCTGATTTCGCGAACTGAAAACCGTTCGCGCGAGACAATCCTACCCTCCCGCCGCTCTATCAGCGCGAAGCGGCTGGCATAGGCCATGCCGCCGGCCAGTCGCACCGCCTCGCCTTCCTCGCTCTGCGGGCTTTCGGCGAGGGCAATCGGGCGGAGGTAGAATGTCATCTCAGGGTTCGGTCGCGAGCAGGTAGAGCTGCCGCACGGCGTCAATCGGCTTCACCTGGCCCTCGTGCTCGATATGCCAGAACGTCCAGCCGTTGCACGACGGCGCACCCTGGAGCTTGGCGCCGAGGCCGTGAATCGAGCCCGTCTCCCCGGTCGCACAGGCAAGCGAACCATCGGTGCGTACCGAGGCCTGCATTCTGCCCTTCTTATCGGTCAGAACCGCGCCCGGCGCGATCCAGCCGGTCTCGATCAAAGTGCCGAAGGCGACCTTGGGTGCGGCCTTGGCGCTCTGCATCGTGGTCAGCGCGCTCTCGTCGAGCGGCAGCGCCAGTTCGATACGTTCCATGGCGACCTCGCGGTAGCCCTCCTCGCGCTCGCAGCCGATCCAGTGGCGGCCGAGGCGCTTGGCAACGGCGCCGGTCGTCCCGGTCCCGAAGAACGGGTCGAGCACAACGTCGCCCTTGTTGGTGGTCGCCAGCATCACGCGGTAGAGCAACGCTTCGGGCTTCTGCGTCGGGTGCGCCTTGGCCCCATCCCGCTTGAGCCTTTCGGGGCCGCTGCAGATCGGCAGGACCCAGTCAGAACGCATCTGAAGTTCGTCATTCAAGGTCTTCATAGTGCGATAATTGAAGGTGTACTTCGCCTTCTCGCCCATGCCCGCCCAGATCAATGTCTCGTGGGCATTCGTGAAGCGCGTACCCTTGAAATTGGGCATCGGGTTGGCCTTGCGCCAGACGATGTCGTTGAGGATCCAGAAGCCCAGGTCCTGCAGGATCGCACCGACGCGGAAGATGTTGTGGTACGAGCCGATCACCCAGAGCGAGCCGTTCGGCTTGAGCACGCGGCGCGCCTCGGCCAGCCATTCGCGGGTGAAGCGGTCGTAAGTAGCGAAGCTGTCGAACTTGTCCCAGTCGTTGGTGACCGCGTCGACATGGCTGCCGTCGGGGCGATTGAGATCGCCGCCGAGTTGGAGATTGTAGGGCGGATCAGCGAAGACCATGTCGACCGAAGCCGACGGCAAGCTGCGCATCGCCTCGATGCAGTCGCCCGAAAGGATCTGCCCCAGCGGCAGAATCTGCTCGCTCGCAGCCCTGTCCGCGGCGCGCGCGCGCACCCGTTCCTTTACCGCCACTTGCACCATGATGCTCGCCAAAACCCCCGTAATTGCATCCTAGGGTGAGTCCTCGCGGAGTCCGCGTCAAGCTGCGACTCCTCGGGAATCCTAGGTTACCATGGTTAACACCACGTCAACGAAGGGGAGAACGGAGCAAGCCCGGCACAGCATGTTGAGTCCC
The window above is part of the Novosphingobium sp. G106 genome. Proteins encoded here:
- a CDS encoding NAD(P)H-binding protein is translated as MKPVRICLVGATGLVGSRLIHAVVGRADLRIVGVARREMPLPPGAQMEMLVAEPWGWADAIAASNANVLVCALGTTIRAQGGDQAAFRAIDHDLVLDCARAAKTAGIGHMVLVSSVGADRASRNFYLRVKGETEDALAKLHFTRLDILRPALLRGPRAERRPAERLAMILNPLIDPFLRGGLRRFHSIKADTMVQAVIALAKEKAGGRFVHEYDAMRYAIRRARG
- a CDS encoding deoxyguanosinetriphosphate triphosphohydrolase gives rise to the protein MTRAPFASDPGQSRGRQFPLDAALARGPRSDYQRDRDRIIHSIAFRRLRYKTQVFIAPDGDHYRVRLTHSLEVAQIARVIARTLGLDEDLTEALALAHDIGHPPFGHAGEDALHAALHAHGGFDHNAHCLRTLMKLESPYCEHDGLNLTWEMLEGLAKHNGPVGEVNWALAEIDAAYPLELTTWPSLEAQVAAISDDIAYDNHDIDDGLYAGFLDLDELLAHPFVATHWGEVEKRYPGAPRERQLRELIRGQIGMMVNDVIAETRRRTQGMTSVADVRAAEHASAAFSPELAEAERGFKRFMYEKLYYHPEQLATAERARAVTAELFAAYSQEPAHMDESWFARLPEHEPARSRHIADFIAGMTDRFAISRHAQIYGRTPEGLRNV
- a CDS encoding aspartate/glutamate racemase family protein, encoding MRKIGLIGGMSWYSTRTYYEHINRGVQAKAGKQASAPLLIESLDFTDLVRLSTDDDWKRAGGVLADSAKRLEAAGATALLIGTNAMHKVYDAVAGAVSVPVLHIAEAVGQRMAASAVKKAALLGARNVMVETFYRQKLIAHDIELLPPEMAFVDTLDRIIYDELIIGKATRQSERELKTIITNLEQDGAQAIVLGCTELEMVVDVDANVLPIYDCTRIHSDAAVDWIMGG
- a CDS encoding NAD(P)(+) transhydrogenase (Re/Si-specific) subunit beta, producing the protein MERAALPDWALIAYLVAGVLFILALRGLSRPTSARTGNRLGMAGMAIAVITTLVTHPPGGSLQIHDGFSTWSIDFVQLAKVIGAIAIGAAIGLTIARKIQMTAMPQLVAAFHSLVGLAAVLVGWAAYIDPAVFGILDAPGVIDPLSRVEMGLGVAIGAITFSGSIIAFAKLNGNMSGAPILLPARHAINGLILLAIFFFIFGFWHSQSPIDFWLITGLAFLIGFLLIIPIGGADMPVVVSMLNSYSGWAAAAMGFTLHNTAMIITGALVGSSGAILSYIMCKAMNRSFVSVIAGGFGTENGSGANGTKIERPWKRGSAEDAAFLLSEAEQVIIIPGYGMAVAQAQHVLREMADLLKAKGVRVKYAIHPVAGRMPGHMNVLLAEANVPYDEVFELEDIQGEFAQTDVAFIIGANDVVNPAAKTDRSSPIYGMPVFDVEKAKTVMFIKRSMSGVGYAGVDNEVFYMDQTMMLLADAKKMVEDIVKALQH
- a CDS encoding proton-translocating transhydrogenase family protein, which gives rise to MDFISVFSIFVLACFVGYYVVWSVTPALHTPLMSVTNAISSVIIVGALIAGASTSGIGSSWLGLAAIVLASINIFGGFAVTARMLAMFKRKDR
- a CDS encoding endonuclease domain-containing protein; protein product: MWLKLGFRRKAGVSGDAPDPPRHGEGDRAKRGGGGFPPAQRRVVYRARQLRKTPSLAEVALWRMLRLRPNGHIFRRQHPIGPYVVDFCCLKLRLAVEVDGDVHDMGERPAYDLRRAQFIEQIGYRVTRVSARRVLVDAADAAQAIVALAESPLHRPADGSPPRAGED
- a CDS encoding aa3-type cytochrome c oxidase subunit IV codes for the protein MSEFELGDRGLVETPIPNSRMDRMASGNDMKAANETYAGFINMIKYGAIAVAIIAVFVVGLIASHR
- a CDS encoding sigma-54 dependent transcriptional regulator, whose product is MPEFEQRVLMLIDDEPAQCRLISALAAREGWRTIIARDSETAIATLGTRQGMQLAAIILDQWVPGDDACGLIAELKARRPAMPILMLTTSASPLLAVEAMRAGATDYLIKPVAPERLMEALRSATRREAPRDELAPLTEKMPSNPDFEAMIGAASTFRAALAVAAKAARGHAPVLIEGESGTGKEMLMRAVHAASPRSRIPLRIVNVGNIPANSIESLLFGHEKGAFAGAFERQIGALQQCDGGTLAIDEIDRLPLQMQERLVESLTRGDVRPIGAPYSFKVDVRLIAASNLPLKDMVAGGHFLPELLQALSATTVSLPPMRERPGDMAALCRHFLARIGEQPGLRQLGITDGALSLLAAYDWPGNVRQLQAVLFRAAVFCDGDALTAEDFPQLSNMLGSGQNLNAAPAPPESSGVTLYTPDGNLRPLEEIEADVIRLAIGLYRGRMTEVARRLGIGRSTLYRKLSELGIDNAA
- a CDS encoding nuclear transport factor 2 family protein, which produces MKESKRLAAIEEIKQLKAKYWRGVDSGDGKLVRSILAEDCVLDYMGCCTDPVTGTDHMPQMNVVMSGRDAWQTDNLDPGDGPRLVTVHQGHQSEIEITGDTTATGIWVFSDRFFMPPGAPFERLVGYGHYHDTYEKVGDTWLLKTTRITRLRVETT
- a CDS encoding GFA family protein, yielding MAYSGSCHCGAVTFTVEGDPPAGAMSCNCSHCRRKGFLLSFVPAEQFRLDSGEDSLVTYTFNKHAIAHRFCKTCGAQPFAEGENGGVKMRGINLRCVPDIDLDALTIQQVDGASH
- a CDS encoding SDR family NAD(P)-dependent oxidoreductase yields the protein MSDHRADFAGRTALITGAASGIGAEVARWLDVRGIAELVLVDIDAAGLEALELTCQVRRHVGDVGDPALWDDIEAGITRLDHALINAGVANGAPLAEFDFAEWRRIMSINLDGAFLGLRAALRAMKRSGGKSVVLTSSVVGEKAVAHTGAYGVSKAGVGHLAKIAAAEHLADGIRINAVAPGRVDTPIWTKTDHFRALEADLGREAALRTLGNQVGGDHAFTSATEIAGQIGFLLSDECANITGQVLVSDGGYSI
- the folP gene encoding dihydropteroate synthase, whose protein sequence is MTFYLRPIALAESPQSEEGEAVRLAGGMAYASRFALIERREGRIVSRERFSVREIRNLPEEAQVQWEALKQTPAPLQCGARTIRLDQPQVVGILNVTPDSFSDGGQFLDDPQVANAHSAAMLEAGAAMIDVGGESTRPGAAAVWEGDEIKRVIPAVERLAAMGAAISIDTRRAAVMEAALAAGAQVINDVSALRHDPRSLETAARSGAPVVLMHAPGEGEDLHSGGAYQDVVLDVFDWLAARRNAAIAAGVGREKIVLDPGIGFGKSIADNLALLNALPLFHALGQPLMVGVSRKRMIGALSNEAPAHERLGGSLTLALKALDAGVQLLRVHDVAETVQAVRVWRGLRDAALTDFAQLPPL
- a CDS encoding site-specific DNA-methyltransferase, coding for MVQVAVKERVRARAADRAASEQILPLGQILSGDCIEAMRSLPSASVDMVFADPPYNLQLGGDLNRPDGSHVDAVTNDWDKFDSFATYDRFTREWLAEARRVLKPNGSLWVIGSYHNIFRVGAILQDLGFWILNDIVWRKANPMPNFKGTRFTNAHETLIWAGMGEKAKYTFNYRTMKTLNDELQMRSDWVLPICSGPERLKRDGAKAHPTQKPEALLYRVMLATTNKGDVVLDPFFGTGTTGAVAKRLGRHWIGCEREEGYREVAMERIELALPLDESALTTMQSAKAAPKVAFGTLIETGWIAPGAVLTDKKGRMQASVRTDGSLACATGETGSIHGLGAKLQGAPSCNGWTFWHIEHEGQVKPIDAVRQLYLLATEP